From a single Paenibacillus sp. FSL R5-0345 genomic region:
- the gltB gene encoding glutamate synthase large subunit has translation MRHTELPGKQGLYDPQFEKDACGMGFVAHIKGKPSHDIVSNALTMLFNMEHRGGQGSEPNSGDGAGIMLQVPHRFFASEAEKLGFALPEQGHYGVGMIFLSHDEKVRAQHETLLSTIIAEEGQEVLGYRDVPTYDEMLGKTAKAAKPFVRQVFIGRSSSVTNELSFERKLYVIRKRAELAIRYGGVEEAESFYIPSLSCRKIVYKGMLTTEQVGQFYLDLQNEELESAIALVHSRFSTNTFPSWERAHPYRFMIHNGEINTLRGNVNWMHARQSLFKSEVFGEDLNKIKPVINPDGSDTAMFDNTFEFLYLSGRSLPQVAMMMVPEPWSNHDSMDADKKAFYEYHSTLMEPWDGPAAMGFTDGVQIGAILDRNGLRPARYYVTKDDMIILSSEAGVLDIPAEDILYKDRLKPGRMLLVDTKEGRIISDEEVKSAIASEKPYRQWLDEHLISLEELPDAPELPNPKHDNVQQLQQAFGYTFEDLRKVLEPMASTGAEAVGSMGYDAPLAVLSDRPQRLYNYFKQMFAQVTNPPIDAIREELVTSTTTTIGPERNLLKPEPESCRQISLHTPILSNEDFAKIRHVRRAGFKSMSIPILFPAELGAEGMRIALERMNEAADRVMAKGHNILILTDRGVDSENAAIPALLAVSSLHHHLIRQGTRTKVSILLESGEPREVHHYALLLGYGVSAVNPYLAFESLDDMIGQGLLRGISHEKAVKNYIKAATKSVVKILSKMGISTIQSYRGAQIFEAVGLNSEFVDRYFTWTPSRIGGIGLEEVATEALIHHNRAFTDKDGNDKVLDSGGDYQWRNDGEEHLFNPQTIHLLQHSVRSGDYKMYKKYAALVQGESEKHLTIRSLLQFKSAYEPIPIEEVEPVESIMKRFKTGAMSFGSISKEAHETLAIAMNRIGGKSNTGEGGEDPARYIPDSNGDSRRSAIKQVASGRFGVTSNYLVNADEIQIKMAQGAKPGEGGQLPGRKVYPWVAEVRGSTAGVGLISPPPHHDIYSIEDLAELIYDLKNANPRANINVKLVSEVGVGTIAAGVAKGRADIILVSGYDGGTGASPMNSIRHAGLPWELGLAETHQTLMLNNLRDRVVLETDGKMLSGRDLAVAVLLGAEEYGFATAPLVAVGCIMMRVCQMDTCPVGVATQNPDLRKNFTGDPQHVVNFMTFVAQDLREIMASLGFRTIEEMVGRTDCLDAAQASQHWKKKGVDLSSLLHTPEMPEGSTRFCSKRQNHGLEETLDVSKLLDLAAPALESGTAVEASLPITNVNRAVGTILGSELTRKYGASGLPDDTIRLHFTGSAGQSLGAFVPKGITLTVEGDSNDYVGKGLSGGKIIIKPSPKATFAAEDNIIIGNTAFYGATGGEAYISGIAGERFAVRNSGAKVVVEGVGDHGCEYMTGGRVVVLGETGRNFAAGMSGGIAYVYDPDRSFVGRCNLEMVLLERVEELEEIEELRGLISRHVELTGSEAGARVLDQWADCLPKFVRVIPKDYKRMMEQIRKVEQTGLTGEAALMAAFEANMRELARVGG, from the coding sequence ATGAGACACACTGAACTGCCCGGAAAACAGGGCCTGTATGATCCCCAGTTCGAAAAAGATGCTTGCGGCATGGGATTTGTAGCCCATATTAAAGGCAAACCGTCCCATGATATCGTTAGTAACGCTTTGACAATGCTCTTTAACATGGAGCATCGGGGAGGACAAGGTAGCGAACCCAACTCTGGTGACGGAGCAGGTATTATGCTGCAAGTTCCGCACCGTTTCTTTGCAAGTGAAGCTGAGAAGCTAGGCTTTGCATTGCCTGAACAAGGCCATTATGGCGTGGGTATGATTTTTTTATCTCATGATGAAAAGGTTCGGGCTCAACATGAAACTCTCTTAAGCACAATTATTGCTGAAGAAGGTCAGGAAGTACTCGGCTATCGTGATGTACCTACCTATGATGAAATGCTTGGCAAGACAGCGAAAGCTGCTAAGCCTTTTGTGCGCCAAGTGTTTATCGGTCGCTCGTCCTCAGTTACGAACGAATTGTCTTTTGAGCGTAAGCTTTATGTCATCCGCAAGCGTGCAGAGCTTGCGATTCGCTACGGTGGTGTAGAAGAGGCTGAATCCTTCTATATTCCAAGCTTATCATGCCGTAAGATCGTATATAAAGGCATGTTGACTACAGAACAAGTCGGACAATTCTACCTGGATTTGCAGAACGAAGAGCTGGAATCAGCGATCGCGTTAGTTCACTCCCGTTTCAGTACAAATACCTTCCCAAGCTGGGAACGTGCGCATCCCTACCGCTTTATGATCCATAACGGTGAGATTAATACCTTGCGGGGTAATGTGAACTGGATGCATGCTCGCCAGTCGCTGTTCAAGAGTGAAGTGTTCGGCGAAGATTTGAACAAGATCAAACCTGTTATTAACCCGGATGGATCGGACACTGCAATGTTCGATAATACCTTTGAATTTCTGTACTTGAGCGGACGCTCCTTGCCGCAGGTAGCTATGATGATGGTTCCTGAACCATGGAGCAATCATGACAGTATGGACGCTGACAAAAAAGCTTTTTATGAATACCACAGCACTTTGATGGAGCCGTGGGACGGGCCTGCTGCAATGGGCTTTACGGATGGCGTACAAATTGGCGCTATTCTAGACCGTAACGGCTTACGTCCTGCTCGTTATTATGTAACGAAGGACGATATGATTATTCTCTCCTCCGAAGCGGGTGTTCTGGACATTCCAGCAGAGGACATCTTATATAAAGACCGTCTGAAACCTGGACGCATGCTGCTCGTGGATACCAAAGAAGGCCGTATTATCTCCGATGAGGAAGTCAAATCGGCTATCGCCTCCGAGAAGCCTTACCGCCAGTGGCTGGATGAGCATTTGATCAGTCTCGAGGAGCTTCCAGATGCGCCTGAGCTGCCAAATCCTAAGCATGACAATGTGCAGCAGCTACAACAAGCATTCGGCTATACTTTTGAAGACTTGCGCAAGGTGCTTGAGCCAATGGCATCTACCGGTGCTGAAGCTGTCGGTTCCATGGGTTATGATGCACCGCTCGCTGTGCTTTCGGACCGTCCGCAGCGCTTATATAACTATTTCAAGCAAATGTTTGCCCAAGTAACGAATCCTCCAATCGATGCTATTCGTGAAGAGCTGGTTACCTCCACAACAACTACGATTGGTCCTGAGCGTAACTTGCTAAAACCAGAACCAGAAAGTTGTCGCCAAATTTCGCTGCACACACCGATTCTTTCGAATGAAGATTTTGCTAAAATTCGTCATGTTCGCCGTGCGGGCTTCAAGTCGATGTCTATTCCAATTCTTTTCCCAGCGGAGCTCGGTGCAGAAGGAATGCGTATCGCGCTTGAACGTATGAACGAGGCTGCTGATCGCGTTATGGCTAAAGGGCATAACATTCTGATTCTGACGGACCGCGGTGTAGACAGTGAGAATGCTGCGATTCCAGCTCTACTTGCGGTATCGAGTCTGCATCACCATCTAATCCGTCAAGGAACCCGGACAAAAGTTAGTATTTTGCTCGAATCCGGTGAACCTCGTGAAGTCCATCATTATGCACTTCTACTCGGTTATGGTGTGAGTGCAGTCAATCCATATCTGGCATTTGAAAGCCTGGATGATATGATCGGCCAGGGCCTACTGCGTGGAATCTCGCATGAGAAGGCTGTGAAGAACTATATTAAAGCTGCGACTAAGAGCGTAGTTAAGATTCTTTCCAAAATGGGAATTTCGACTATTCAATCCTACCGGGGGGCACAGATCTTTGAAGCTGTGGGTCTGAACTCGGAATTCGTGGATCGTTACTTTACTTGGACACCTTCCCGCATTGGCGGTATTGGCCTAGAGGAAGTGGCAACTGAGGCACTTATTCATCATAACCGTGCTTTCACGGATAAAGACGGAAATGATAAAGTGCTTGATTCCGGTGGTGATTATCAATGGCGAAATGATGGGGAAGAGCATTTGTTCAACCCACAGACGATTCATCTGCTTCAGCACTCTGTGCGTAGTGGAGATTATAAGATGTACAAGAAATATGCTGCACTTGTTCAAGGTGAAAGTGAGAAGCATCTGACGATTCGTTCCTTATTGCAGTTCAAGTCTGCTTATGAACCGATTCCAATAGAAGAAGTAGAACCAGTTGAATCTATTATGAAACGGTTTAAGACAGGCGCGATGTCCTTTGGCTCCATTAGTAAGGAAGCGCATGAGACACTTGCTATTGCAATGAACCGGATTGGTGGTAAGAGTAATACTGGTGAGGGCGGAGAAGACCCAGCCCGTTATATCCCGGATAGCAATGGCGATTCCCGTCGCAGTGCGATTAAACAAGTAGCCTCCGGACGTTTTGGGGTTACCTCGAACTACCTTGTTAACGCTGATGAGATCCAGATTAAGATGGCTCAGGGTGCTAAACCAGGGGAAGGCGGACAGCTTCCAGGTCGTAAAGTTTATCCTTGGGTGGCTGAAGTGCGTGGCTCAACAGCTGGTGTGGGCTTGATTTCTCCTCCACCGCATCATGATATTTATTCGATTGAGGATTTGGCAGAGCTGATCTATGATCTGAAGAATGCAAATCCACGTGCTAACATTAATGTTAAGCTCGTATCTGAAGTCGGAGTAGGTACGATTGCTGCTGGCGTAGCCAAAGGGCGCGCTGATATTATCCTGGTTAGCGGTTATGACGGAGGTACAGGTGCCTCACCGATGAACTCCATCCGTCATGCAGGTCTTCCATGGGAGCTTGGCTTGGCTGAAACGCATCAGACGTTGATGCTGAACAATCTGCGTGACCGTGTTGTTCTGGAAACAGACGGAAAAATGCTTAGCGGACGCGATCTGGCAGTAGCTGTATTACTGGGTGCTGAAGAGTATGGCTTCGCTACTGCTCCACTAGTAGCTGTAGGTTGTATCATGATGCGTGTCTGCCAAATGGATACTTGTCCGGTTGGCGTTGCGACACAAAATCCAGATCTTCGTAAGAACTTTACGGGTGATCCGCAGCATGTGGTTAACTTTATGACCTTCGTGGCGCAGGATTTACGCGAAATTATGGCGAGTCTTGGCTTCCGCACGATTGAAGAGATGGTTGGCCGTACAGATTGCTTAGACGCTGCTCAAGCTTCGCAGCATTGGAAGAAGAAGGGCGTAGATTTGAGCAGTCTGCTGCATACACCTGAAATGCCAGAGGGAAGCACACGCTTCTGCAGTAAACGTCAGAATCATGGTCTGGAAGAGACACTTGATGTCTCCAAACTGCTGGATCTGGCTGCACCTGCACTAGAGTCTGGTACGGCTGTAGAAGCATCGCTGCCGATTACGAACGTTAATCGTGCTGTTGGAACCATCCTTGGCAGCGAGTTGACTCGTAAATACGGGGCATCCGGCTTGCCTGACGATACGATTCGTCTTCATTTCACTGGTTCAGCTGGTCAAAGCTTGGGGGCATTCGTGCCTAAGGGGATCACGCTTACGGTGGAAGGCGATTCCAATGACTACGTTGGTAAAGGACTGTCGGGTGGTAAGATTATTATCAAGCCTTCTCCGAAAGCTACCTTTGCTGCTGAAGACAATATCATTATCGGAAATACTGCATTCTATGGAGCAACAGGCGGAGAAGCTTATATCAGCGGTATCGCTGGTGAGCGCTTTGCCGTTCGTAACTCTGGAGCGAAGGTTGTTGTAGAAGGCGTGGGCGACCACGGCTGTGAATACATGACTGGAGGCCGTGTGGTTGTCCTTGGCGAAACAGGTCGTAACTTTGCGGCTGGGATGTCTGGCGGTATCGCTTATGTCTACGACCCAGATAGATCCTTCGTCGGCCGCTGCAATCTCGAAATGGTACTGCTCGAAAGAGTAGAAGAGCTTGAAGAGATCGAAGAGCTGCGCGGGCTGATTAGCCGTCATGTAGAGCTTACAGGCAGTGAGGCAGGAGCGCGAGTTCTGGATCAGTGGGCAGATTGCTTGCCGAAGTTTGTTCGTGTCATTCCGAAGGATTACAAACGGATGATGGAGCAGATTCGCAAAGTGGAACAAACCGGGTTGACCGGAGAGGCTGCTTTGATGGCTGCATTTGAAGCGAATATGCGTGAGCTTGCACGTGTAGGTGGCTAA
- a CDS encoding ABC transporter ATP-binding protein: MLSEPVARLQGVTKKIGSKTLVSNLTLDIPPGQIFGFLGPNGAGKTTTIRMMVGLISISSGDVLISGHSIKNNYKEAIASVGAIVENPEMYKFLSGYQNLKQFARMVPGVSKQRIDEVVELVGLGQRIHDKVKTYSLGMRQRLGVAQALLNRPKLLVLDEPTNGLDPQGIRELRDYLRLLCREEGTTVFVSSHLLSEMELMCDSVAIIQNGQLLEVKQLKEVGNVTMPIGETLFEVDDAEAALALIGQGTFKSGGLVVEAAREDIAEFNARLVAGGIKVYSIKSLARTLEDQFLEVTGGEGIE; encoded by the coding sequence ATTTTGTCGGAGCCGGTTGCCCGTTTACAGGGAGTTACTAAAAAAATAGGCTCTAAGACGTTGGTGAGCAATTTAACGCTAGATATCCCACCGGGTCAAATATTCGGTTTTTTGGGACCAAACGGAGCAGGGAAGACGACTACAATACGGATGATGGTAGGATTAATTTCCATTAGCAGTGGGGATGTCCTGATTAGTGGCCATAGTATTAAAAATAATTATAAAGAGGCTATCGCGAGTGTCGGGGCTATTGTAGAAAATCCTGAAATGTACAAGTTCCTGTCCGGGTATCAGAATCTTAAACAATTTGCACGGATGGTACCGGGAGTCAGTAAGCAACGAATTGACGAGGTTGTGGAGCTGGTCGGGCTTGGTCAAAGAATTCATGACAAAGTGAAAACTTATTCCCTAGGTATGCGTCAGAGACTTGGAGTGGCTCAGGCGCTACTAAACCGACCGAAGCTACTGGTTCTAGATGAGCCGACCAATGGACTTGATCCACAAGGCATACGTGAGCTTCGTGACTATCTGCGCCTACTCTGTCGTGAAGAAGGAACAACTGTATTTGTCTCTAGCCATTTACTTTCCGAAATGGAGCTCATGTGTGACAGTGTAGCCATTATTCAGAATGGGCAACTGCTTGAGGTAAAACAGCTAAAAGAGGTAGGCAATGTTACAATGCCTATCGGAGAAACCTTGTTTGAGGTTGACGATGCCGAAGCTGCACTTGCTCTCATAGGACAAGGAACATTTAAGAGCGGTGGACTTGTAGTTGAGGCGGCACGTGAAGATATTGCTGAGTTTAATGCCAGACTAGTGGCTGGCGGGATTAAAGTGTACAGTATCAAATCACTTGCCCGTACGCTAGAGGATCAATTCTTAGAGGTTACAGGAGGTGAAGGAATTGAGTAA
- a CDS encoding ABC transporter permease, whose translation MSNFTALIHNENIKIYSRARTWIMLIILAVFSAFLPALMYFTTDNPASRLGVWDSFQMIVSVVFFLNTIFVVVIAADSVAGEFTWGTIKMLLIRPWSRSQILLSKYISIVLFSLLCTAVLIVFGLAASFVFASPTGDTLSSIVAWSPAEYSFMDLLCRYVTLFLTVTLAFMISSVFRASGLAIGLSMFIMFAQGIFAALLNPDVFEWARYLIFTHMDLRVYMGSDVGPGGATLGFSIAVLAVYYVIFLAVSWFVFRKRDVAG comes from the coding sequence TTGAGTAATTTTACAGCGTTGATACATAATGAGAACATCAAGATATATAGTCGTGCTCGCACATGGATTATGCTGATTATTCTAGCAGTATTTAGTGCGTTTCTTCCGGCTCTTATGTATTTCACAACGGATAACCCTGCATCACGTTTAGGCGTTTGGGACAGCTTCCAAATGATAGTGAGTGTTGTATTCTTCCTGAATACGATCTTCGTTGTTGTTATAGCCGCTGACTCCGTAGCGGGCGAATTTACCTGGGGAACCATAAAAATGCTGCTGATTCGCCCGTGGAGTCGTTCCCAGATCTTGCTCTCAAAATACATTAGCATTGTGTTGTTTAGCTTGCTTTGTACTGCAGTATTGATTGTTTTTGGTTTAGCTGCATCGTTTGTTTTCGCCTCGCCAACTGGAGACACACTGTCTTCAATTGTAGCTTGGAGCCCTGCTGAGTATTCCTTTATGGATCTCCTATGCCGCTATGTCACTCTTTTCTTGACGGTTACGCTTGCTTTTATGATCTCTTCCGTATTCCGTGCAAGTGGATTGGCGATTGGTTTATCTATGTTTATTATGTTTGCCCAAGGTATTTTCGCGGCTTTGCTTAATCCGGATGTGTTCGAATGGGCGAGATATTTAATTTTCACTCATATGGATCTAAGGGTCTACATGGGATCTGATGTTGGTCCAGGTGGTGCTACACTAGGCTTCTCCATTGCTGTGCTGGCAGTGTATTATGTGATATTCTTAGCAGTTTCCTGGTTTGTCTTCCGTAAACGGGACGTTGCTGGATAA
- a CDS encoding bactofilin family protein: MWNKRQQRVPFKSTDSLIGHGGTLEGKVHCDTNLRIEGTFSGEIICSGVVTVGEEGTVRSSIRAEEIVIAGKVYGDVTADRRLIMTGTGELHGNISAGALSIMEGSLLNGSIAMQEQPTSEQAGELKSNTKKDKAAKRSSKAEGTLEAG, from the coding sequence ATGTGGAACAAGCGGCAGCAACGAGTCCCTTTCAAGTCTACTGACTCTCTGATCGGGCACGGGGGTACGCTCGAGGGTAAAGTGCATTGCGATACGAACCTGCGGATTGAAGGTACCTTTAGCGGTGAAATTATATGCAGTGGTGTAGTCACTGTAGGTGAGGAAGGCACGGTGCGCTCCAGTATTAGAGCAGAAGAAATCGTTATCGCTGGTAAAGTATATGGAGATGTTACCGCAGATCGTAGGCTCATTATGACTGGTACCGGCGAGCTACACGGTAATATTTCTGCAGGAGCACTCAGTATTATGGAGGGCAGCCTGCTTAATGGGTCCATCGCCATGCAAGAACAGCCCACCTCTGAACAAGCAGGTGAGCTCAAAAGTAATACGAAAAAGGACAAGGCAGCAAAACGCTCCTCCAAAGCAGAAGGAACGCTTGAAGCCGGTTAA
- a CDS encoding M23 family metallopeptidase, producing the protein MPQKGEAMKSQPDHNRITLLVVRDAGRPVKQLQISKPLAFALPAAAALSLSSLVTSMHFHASQSISQLEAEAAALSLTNLRMEMKVADKDKDLMQLRDQVSELSEEADSIKDKLKSVNALEQELQSLINKSKDSAAETNESKTDSTASNSTLGLSSRNAIPIPNETSFKSAITPQVGGEYIAAYQSESLNLVEETKDDFEEIHSMLDEMVESITQTITQAEHENKVQANQQAKKAKAEQARLNAAVLWPTDSRVISSSFGYRTDPFKGLSAFHSGVDIAGNLGDPVYAALDGEVVTAEQMGARGKYIVIKHSNGLETWYMHLKGMIVSPGDKVSKGQKIGLLGNTGRSTGPHLHFQVVKQNKTVDPLNYVKP; encoded by the coding sequence ATGCCGCAGAAAGGAGAAGCCATGAAGAGTCAGCCAGATCATAACCGGATTACGCTGCTCGTCGTAAGGGATGCCGGGCGCCCCGTCAAACAACTCCAGATCTCCAAGCCACTTGCGTTCGCCCTGCCGGCAGCAGCAGCCCTGTCCCTCTCCAGTCTGGTCACCTCTATGCATTTCCATGCCTCGCAGTCGATCTCACAACTGGAAGCTGAGGCAGCCGCACTATCACTAACCAATCTCCGCATGGAAATGAAGGTCGCTGATAAGGATAAAGATCTTATGCAGCTACGTGATCAAGTCAGCGAACTATCAGAAGAGGCAGACAGTATTAAAGACAAGCTGAAGAGTGTAAACGCGCTGGAACAGGAGCTGCAGTCATTGATTAACAAAAGCAAAGACTCCGCCGCAGAAACCAATGAATCAAAAACTGATTCAACCGCTTCAAATTCAACCTTAGGCTTATCAAGCCGTAATGCTATACCCATACCTAATGAAACATCCTTTAAAAGTGCAATAACACCACAGGTAGGCGGAGAATATATCGCGGCCTATCAGAGCGAATCGCTAAATCTGGTGGAAGAAACAAAAGACGACTTTGAAGAGATTCACAGTATGCTCGATGAAATGGTCGAAAGTATTACGCAGACCATCACTCAAGCGGAGCATGAAAATAAAGTACAAGCAAATCAACAGGCAAAAAAGGCTAAGGCAGAACAAGCCAGACTAAATGCGGCAGTGCTCTGGCCAACTGATTCCAGGGTCATCTCCTCAAGCTTCGGCTATCGAACAGATCCCTTTAAGGGCTTATCCGCGTTCCATTCGGGTGTCGATATAGCCGGGAACTTAGGCGATCCTGTATATGCCGCCTTAGATGGAGAGGTCGTTACCGCCGAGCAGATGGGCGCAAGAGGCAAATATATCGTGATTAAGCATTCGAACGGTCTGGAAACCTGGTATATGCACCTGAAGGGAATGATTGTATCTCCAGGGGACAAGGTTAGCAAAGGCCAGAAGATTGGGTTACTTGGAAACACGGGTCGCAGCACAGGACCTCATCTTCATTTTCAAGTAGTGAAGCAGAATAAAACTGTGGATCCATTGAATTATGTTAAACCTTAA
- the cls gene encoding cardiolipin synthase gives MKTFAIILSLFIIQIAVIVFMEFRRPQRAMAWLFISFCCPPLGLAFYYFLGRDYRQNRKLNKRCISLFREIRSHVSGNIKVVKDVTESGNAQFENNKGLLDLLSKIAEGPITGHNKSRVLSTAREAYDAMLEAMEEAKEHIHMEFYIYRDDEIGEQFQDVMIRKARQGVKVRLLCDGLGSHHLSRRFIRVLRNAGVEFHFFLPPISSLLERRFNFRNHRKILVVDGLVGFTGGMNIGDDYLGKDLKMGYWRDTHLRLEGDSVYYIQHVFLKDWRLASGESMSHPRLFPKHACEAQEAVQIVGSGPDAAIDASQEMYFAALCAAKHRIWITSPYFIPDPSICRALKSAVLRGVDVRIIIPAKPDNMLVYHASLSYLENLQDAGVKFYRYTKGFMHAKIMIIDELIATVGSANLDMRSFYSNFELTAVLLHPDAISPLVRGFEKDQKHSEFIDPVKFKERGRIVKLGEGLCQLLSPLL, from the coding sequence TTGAAGACCTTTGCGATAATTCTAAGTCTTTTTATTATACAGATCGCAGTAATTGTATTTATGGAGTTCCGTCGCCCACAAAGAGCTATGGCATGGCTGTTCATTTCATTCTGTTGTCCACCGCTTGGCCTTGCATTCTATTATTTTCTGGGCCGTGATTATAGACAGAATCGAAAATTAAATAAAAGATGTATTTCACTCTTTCGTGAAATTCGTTCGCATGTCTCTGGCAATATTAAGGTAGTAAAGGATGTTACTGAGAGTGGAAACGCTCAGTTTGAGAATAATAAAGGTCTATTGGATTTGCTCTCAAAAATCGCAGAAGGACCGATTACTGGTCACAATAAGAGCAGGGTATTATCTACTGCTAGAGAAGCATATGATGCTATGCTTGAAGCAATGGAAGAGGCGAAAGAACATATACACATGGAATTCTATATTTATCGGGATGATGAAATTGGGGAGCAGTTTCAAGATGTTATGATTCGGAAGGCGCGTCAGGGCGTTAAGGTGCGGTTACTTTGTGATGGTCTGGGCAGCCATCATTTAAGCCGAAGATTCATTCGTGTGTTGAGAAATGCGGGAGTAGAGTTTCACTTTTTTTTACCTCCGATTAGTTCTTTATTGGAGCGTCGTTTTAATTTCCGCAATCATCGGAAGATTCTGGTGGTGGATGGGCTCGTTGGTTTCACGGGTGGAATGAATATAGGGGATGATTATTTGGGGAAGGATCTCAAAATGGGATATTGGCGTGATACCCATCTGCGTCTAGAAGGAGACTCGGTATATTATATTCAGCATGTCTTCTTAAAGGATTGGAGATTGGCCTCTGGCGAAAGTATGAGCCATCCGCGTCTGTTCCCAAAACATGCTTGTGAGGCGCAAGAAGCCGTGCAGATTGTTGGGAGTGGCCCAGATGCTGCAATTGACGCTTCTCAAGAGATGTATTTTGCCGCTTTATGCGCAGCGAAACATCGGATTTGGATCACATCTCCGTATTTTATTCCTGATCCTTCCATCTGCCGGGCTTTGAAAAGCGCAGTACTTCGTGGAGTGGATGTAAGAATTATTATTCCGGCGAAGCCTGATAATATGCTTGTCTATCATGCTTCTTTGTCTTATTTAGAAAATTTACAAGACGCAGGGGTGAAATTCTACCGCTATACGAAAGGATTTATGCATGCCAAGATCATGATTATCGATGAGCTGATCGCTACGGTGGGGAGTGCAAATCTGGATATGCGCAGCTTTTATTCTAACTTTGAATTGACTGCTGTGCTTCTGCATCCGGATGCTATATCTCCACTTGTCAGAGGATTTGAGAAGGATCAAAAGCACAGTGAATTTATTGATCCTGTAAAGTTTAAGGAGAGAGGGAGAATTGTCAAACTCGGTGAAGGGCTGTGTCAGTTGTTATCTCCGCTATTATGA
- a CDS encoding YitT family protein codes for MAKFAQRMIMLSIGAAMMAVALEIFLVPNEMIDGGITGISIILSYLFDIPLGILLTLLNLPFLLIGYKQIGKTFALSTLYAIILMSIGTSLLHHVSAFTVEPMLAAVFGGIILGVGVGLVVRFGGSLDGTEIVAILVAKKLPFSVGEVVMFFNLFILSGAGFVFGWNNAMFSLIAYYIAFKVIDITLEGLDQSKSVWIISDKFRDIGEALTERLGRGVTYLDGEGGFSGENKKVIFVVITRLEEAKLKSIVEDWDSGAFIAIGNIHDVKGGRFKKKAIH; via the coding sequence ATGGCTAAGTTCGCCCAGCGAATGATCATGTTATCCATCGGGGCAGCAATGATGGCCGTTGCACTAGAAATATTCCTCGTACCGAATGAAATGATTGATGGTGGAATTACAGGTATCTCCATTATTTTATCATATCTTTTCGATATTCCTCTGGGGATTTTATTGACGCTGTTAAACCTTCCGTTCTTGTTAATTGGTTATAAGCAAATCGGTAAGACCTTTGCTTTATCTACCTTATATGCAATCATACTTATGTCTATTGGGACTTCATTGTTGCATCATGTGAGTGCCTTTACGGTTGAGCCCATGCTTGCTGCCGTGTTTGGCGGTATTATTCTTGGTGTTGGTGTAGGGTTAGTTGTACGTTTTGGCGGATCTTTAGACGGTACAGAAATCGTTGCTATTCTAGTAGCGAAGAAGCTTCCCTTCTCTGTAGGTGAAGTTGTTATGTTCTTCAACCTGTTCATCTTATCCGGAGCTGGATTTGTGTTCGGTTGGAATAATGCGATGTTCTCACTAATTGCTTATTACATTGCATTCAAGGTAATTGACATTACACTTGAGGGTCTCGATCAGTCGAAATCGGTATGGATTATCAGTGATAAATTCCGGGATATCGGTGAAGCTTTGACGGAGCGTCTTGGACGTGGTGTTACTTATTTAGATGGAGAAGGCGGATTTTCCGGGGAGAACAAGAAAGTGATCTTCGTGGTTATCACCCGTTTGGAAGAAGCTAAGCTTAAATCCATTGTTGAGGATTGGGATTCAGGTGCATTCATCGCAATAGGTAACATTCATGATGTTAAAGGCGGCCGCTTCAAGAAGAAAGCAATTCATTAG